The following nucleotide sequence is from Caldicellulosiruptor saccharolyticus DSM 8903.
CCAGGACTTGGTGGCGGTTTTAACATAAATCAGCTTCAAAAACAGGCAAAAAAAATACAAGAGGAGATAGAAAAGCTACAAGAAGAGTTAAACCAAAGAGAAATTGAAGCTACTGCAGGTGGAGGTGCAGTGAAGGTTGTTATAAACGGCAAAAAAGAGATTAAAAGTATTGAGATTTCCCCAGAGGTTGTTGATCCAGATGACATTGAAACACTTCAGGATCTGATAGTTGCATGTGTAAATGAGGCAATTAGAAAGGTTGAAAAAATGATAGAAGAAGAAATGCAAAAGGTAGCAGGTTTTGGGTTTACAGGTCTTTTTTGAGATGAGGTTGATATAATATGCAAGCAAAAGAAAATGCTATCTCAAAACTTATCCAGCAGCTTGAAAAACTGCCTGGCATAGGCCAAAAAACTGCACAGAGGCTTGCTTTTTATATAATTAATATGAAAAATGAAGATGTAAAAGCATTGGCAGAGGCAATCTTAAGTGCCAAAAATAGCACAAAATTGTGCAAAATATGTTGCAACTTTACAGAAGGTGATATTTGTCATATATGCAGTGACGATAAAAGAGACAGAAGCATAATTTGTGTTGTTGAGGAGCCTCAGGATGTTGTAGCCCTTGAAAAGGTAAAAGAATACAAGGGACTTTACCATGTACTGCATGGTGCAATATCACCGCTCAAAGGTAAATATCCTGAACAGCTGACAATTGATGTTCTTCTAAAAAGACTTGCTGATACTAATGTAAAAGAAGTAATAATTGCTACAAACCCGGATGTGGATGGTGAGGCAACAGCGTCATACTTGGCAAGACTTATAAAGCCAATGGGTATTAAAGTGACAAGAATTGCCCGTGGTATTCCGGTTGGCGGTGATATTGAATACGCAGATGAGGTAACAATTCTCAAAGCAATTGAAGGAAGAAAAGAGATTTAGTGTTATATCAAAGCAAATATTGGTGCATAATATATAAAAGAAATATTTTTTAGGCAGTTTATAAAGATGAATATGGAAGTTTTAAGCATTATCTCAAACCAAGTATCTGATGTAGAGTTGCTTTTGCAGATTAAAAACCAAAAAGAAAAGGATTATGAGTACTTACTCAGATACGTAAAAGGACTTTTAGAAGGCGCAAATACTCTTTTTAACTACTCTTCAGACCAAGATTTGATTGAGATTGCCATCTATCAACAGATACTTGCTGAAAAGTGGCTAAACTACTTGTATAAACTACTAAAAAAGAACCCTCAGTAAAAAAGAGGGTTCTTTTTATTTTTGGTTTTACATAAAATAGATTAAAGAAACTATTTCTTAAGGAAGATATTAAATTGCAAGATGAAAATATTGGATTTTCTAATTAGATTTTTGTTCACTTGCTGTTTTATTGTGCTTTTTAATTTCTTATTTGAACCATACGGACTTCACATTGGGTTTAACATTGTAAACCTTGCAGTTGGTACATTAATAGGATTTCCCGGTTTTGCCTTGCTTTTTATTCTGGCCTTTCTTTTTTGGAAATAGAGAGTATTCAGGAAGTTTAACTATTCCCTTTGTCTCGAGGATTCCAATGACATAGCCTAAGAATGAGGCTACCGGCAAAAAAGCCGCTACTATCCAGTATGAAATTACAATTGGAGATTTTGAATGCATATTTTTAGCAATCTCATCTGCGTAGGAGAAAATTCCAATAAATGGTGAGTTCCAGAGCCTGTATACTACATTCAGCCAGTGTGTTTTAAGAAGACCTTTGTCATTTAAAGACACATTTTTAGAGGCAAGGTAAGCAAAAACTATACTTGGAATAGTAGAGATGATAATTGATAGTGTAGCAGCACTTAAAGGCAGAGCATCTCTTTTCTTTGCATGATATCTTCCACTTGAGAAGTTTCCATACAAATACAATATAGAGATAACAATTCCGCTAATCAATTGGGAAATAGTTCCTCTAAAAAGCGAGAAATATAGGTACATAAATGCGATAAAGATGACTGTTGTTAAAAAATGGTTTTTAAGAATATGTAAACCGTAGAGAATAACCTTTTTTGTATTCATTTTATTTATTAACAAAGCCTCCTTTGAAATTTCTCATCTCTAATATTATATCAGAGTTTGCAATTAAGTTAAATTAGAGATATACTTTTTTTATGATTTTTTTGAAAAGGAGTGTAAAGTCTATTGGCTGTACTTGTGACAGGTGGTGCAGGCTTTATTGGCTCACATATTGTAGACAAGCTAATTGAGAAGAACTATGATGTGTGTGTTGTCGATAACCTGAGTGCAGGGAATCTCAAAAATATAAATCCAAAAGCCAAATTTTATAAACTTGACATTCGAGATAACTTAGAAGATATATTTAAGGAGAACAAAATTGAATATTGTATTCATCAGGCAGCACAGGTAAGTGTGACAAAGTCAATGGAAGACCCAATTTTGGACTGTAGCGTGAATATTTTGGGTACACTGAATTTATTGAGTTTTTGCGCAAAGTACGAGATAAAAAAGTTTATCTATGCTTCATCAGCTGCAGTCTATGGAGAGCCTCAGTATCTTCCTATAGATGAAAGTCACCCAAAAAATCCGATGTCATTTTACGGAATATCTAAGCTCACGGCAGAAAAGTATATAGAAAGATTTGCACAAAGTCATGGCTTTGAGTACGTTATTTTCAGATATTCAAATGTCTATGGACCAAGACAAGATCCATTTGGAGAAGGTGGAGTTATTTCAATATTTTGTGAAAGAATGCAAAATAACAAAGATGTTACGATTTTTGGTGATGGCAATCAAACTCGAGATTTTATATTTGTAGAAGATGTTGCTGAAGCAAATTATCTTGCACTTCAAAATCCGATAAAAGGTACATTTAATTTGAGTACAAATACAAGAGTTTCTATAAATGAGCTATTTGGAATAATTTCAGGCTTGACAGGATATCAAAAAAGCGCTGTATATACGCAAAAAAGACCAGGGGATATTCAACACAGCACGCTTGACAACAGTTTACTAAAAAGTCTGCTTTCATGGAGTCCAAAATATTCGTTAAAAGAAGGGCTTACAAAAACCATTGAATATTTTAAAAATAGAACTGTTTAGCAAAGGATAAATATGGGTATCATTATATTGTTAAAAAAACAAAACCATCTTTAGAAAAGGGGTAGTTTTGAGATGATAAAAAGAGGCTTTAGATATCAAACAGGTGAGATTGAAGAGATTGCAAAGCTTTTGAAAGAAGGCAATATTCCTGAGGTTGACATTGACTTTGAGAGGGAGATTGAAGAGGTTATATCTGACCTAAAAGTGTACGGATTTGAGGTTGCCAAAGAAAATAGCTATGATTACGATGCAGTTAATAAGATAGAACATCCAGATTTTATGTTCAGGTTAAAGTTGATTGACAAGGCTACTGGTAAGACCTGCTTTGTAGACTTTTACGAAGGGCCAAAGGATGAGAATGATGGTTATGATGAGATTTGGTGGGGATAATATAGTGTAGGTGAATTTCATGTTGACATGTGCCAATTTTTATACTACAATAGTTTATATTTAGAAAAGAGGTGAAATTTTATGGATATGTTTGCAGACAATGTTGTAACATTAGTAGATGAGGAAGGAAGAGAGATATCATTTGAAATGCTCGATAAGGTCAATTACAATGGTAATGACTATATAGTCCTTCTTCCTTTAGAAGAGATTGAAAAGGAAGACGAAGAGGCAGAGGTCATCATACTGCGAATTGAAGATAGAGACGGAGAAGAGGTCTATGTTGGTGTAGAAGATGAGGAGGAGCTTGAAAACGTATTTGAAATCTTCCAGTCCCGCTTTGACGATGAAGACTTTGACATGTATGATGAAGAAGATGAAGAATAAGTAGAAAAATAAAGCACGGCCAATTTATTTTATGGTCGTGCTTTATTTTTTTGCTGTAAATTATGGTATAATAATAACTAAAAAGTTTAAAATTTTATTCTCCACAAAGAATTTAAAGAGGGTGGCAAGAAAAATGAAAAAGCTTATAAAGAAAGCAATCATTCCTGCGGCAGGACTTGGGACAAGATTTTTGCCTGCAACAAAGGCCCAGCCCAAAGAGATGCTTCCTATTGTTGACAAGCCTACAATACAGTATATAGTTGAAGAAGCGTTAGAATCGGGAATAGAGAGCATTTTAATAGTCACAGGACGCGGCAAAAGAGCTATAGAAGACCATTTTGACAAGTCATTTGAGCTTGAGGTTGCTCTTGAGAACAAAAAGGACTTTGATAGCCTTCAGATGATAAGAAAGATTGCTGACTACAATGTGCATTATATCCGTCAAAAAGAGCCAAGGGGTTTGGGTGATGCTGTTTACTGTGCAAGACTTTTTATTGACAATGAACCTTTTGCTGTACTTTTAGGTGATGACATAATTATATCGGACAAGCCTTGTTTAAAACAGCTAATTGAGGTGTACGAAGAGTACAGGACAACAATTTTGGGTGTTCAAAAGGTACCAGAAGAAGATGTTAGCAAATACGGAATTGTTGCAGGAAAGCAGATTGAAGATAGAATTTACAAGGTAAAAGACCTTGTTGAGAAGCCAAAGAAGGAAGAATCACCTTCAAATATTGCTGTTTTGGGAAGGTACATAATCACACCAGAGATTTTAAACATATTGGAACACACAAAAGAAGGAATTGGAGGAGAGATTCAGCTTACTGATGCCTTAAGAGAGCTTTCAAAGAAAGAGGCTATGTACGCCTATGAGTTTGAAGGAAAAAGATATGATGTTGGGAACAAGCTTGGGTTCTTGCAGGCAACAGTTGAGATTGCACTTTCAAGAGAAGATATCGGAAAAGATTTTTATAACTATCTTGTCACAATTGTAAATGCTAAAGATTATAAAGAAAAATTAAGTCAATTAGAAAAGATTTAAAACCTTTTTCCTGGCCACTTTCAAAAAGTGGCTTTTTTGTTATTGAAAATTAAGTCATATTTTTATATAATATTGGCATAAGAATTTAATACCTGATATTAATATCAAATATTAAATCATGGTGATAAAAATATGGCAAAGTTATCCAGAAAGGAAAGACACAGGTTGCTACTGCAGAAAATAAAAGAAAATCCGTTTATAACAGATGAGGAACTTGCAGAGGAGTTTGGTTGTTCTGTCCAAACAATTAGGCTTGACAGGGCTATATTGGACATCAAAGAGGTAAGAGAAAGAATAAAAGAGATGGCAAAAGAAAGTCTTGGAAAACTCAAGACTATCTCACCACGGGATGTTGTTGGTGAGATAATTGACATAGAACTTGGCAGCTATGCTATTGCCACTTTTGAGCCAGAGCTTTGGATGACCTTTTCAAATTCTCAAATGGTAAAAGGGCAGCATATCTATGCGTTTGCAGAGTCTATTGCAATGTCTGTGATTGACGCAAAAGCAGCACTTATCGGTATTGCAAATATCAAGTACAAAACGCCTGTCTTTGCAAATGACAGGCTTGTTGCCAGGGCTGAGCTTAAGAAAAAGAGAAATAACAAGTATATAGTGTGGGTGTTTATCAAAAGGAACAATGAAGAGGTCTTTAGAGGCAAGTTTATTCTTGTTGCAATAGATGATGAAAACAAAGAAACAGGCCAGACAGGAGTGTAAGACTTATGAAGATAGGTATTGATACAATGGGCGGAGATAATGCACCATCTTCGGTTATTGAAGGAGTTGCGATATATCTTACTCAAAATACTCAAGACAACGTTGTTCTTTTCGGGAATAAAAGTGTGATTGAGAAAGAGTGTGTAGATAGGATAAAAGACCTTTCAAGAGTTGAGATAGTTGACTGTAAAGAAAAGATAGAATTTGACGATGAACCAGTAAAAGCTATAAGGCAAAAAAAAGACTCATCAATTGTTGTTGGTCTGAAATACTTAAAAGAAAAGCAAATAGACGCTTTTGTCTCAGCTGGAAGTAC
It contains:
- a CDS encoding YbaB/EbfC family nucleoid-associated protein, producing MAKNRFPGLGGGFNINQLQKQAKKIQEEIEKLQEELNQREIEATAGGGAVKVVINGKKEIKSIEISPEVVDPDDIETLQDLIVACVNEAIRKVEKMIEEEMQKVAGFGFTGLF
- the recR gene encoding recombination mediator RecR, with product MQAKENAISKLIQQLEKLPGIGQKTAQRLAFYIINMKNEDVKALAEAILSAKNSTKLCKICCNFTEGDICHICSDDKRDRSIICVVEEPQDVVALEKVKEYKGLYHVLHGAISPLKGKYPEQLTIDVLLKRLADTNVKEVIIATNPDVDGEATASYLARLIKPMGIKVTRIARGIPVGGDIEYADEVTILKAIEGRKEI
- a CDS encoding pro-sigmaK processing inhibitor BofA family protein: MKILDFLIRFLFTCCFIVLFNFLFEPYGLHIGFNIVNLAVGTLIGFPGFALLFILAFLFWK
- a CDS encoding NAD-dependent epimerase/dehydratase family protein; protein product: MAVLVTGGAGFIGSHIVDKLIEKNYDVCVVDNLSAGNLKNINPKAKFYKLDIRDNLEDIFKENKIEYCIHQAAQVSVTKSMEDPILDCSVNILGTLNLLSFCAKYEIKKFIYASSAAVYGEPQYLPIDESHPKNPMSFYGISKLTAEKYIERFAQSHGFEYVIFRYSNVYGPRQDPFGEGGVISIFCERMQNNKDVTIFGDGNQTRDFIFVEDVAEANYLALQNPIKGTFNLSTNTRVSINELFGIISGLTGYQKSAVYTQKRPGDIQHSTLDNSLLKSLLSWSPKYSLKEGLTKTIEYFKNRTV
- a CDS encoding DUF1292 domain-containing protein; protein product: MDMFADNVVTLVDEEGREISFEMLDKVNYNGNDYIVLLPLEEIEKEDEEAEVIILRIEDRDGEEVYVGVEDEEELENVFEIFQSRFDDEDFDMYDEEDEE
- the galU gene encoding UTP--glucose-1-phosphate uridylyltransferase GalU, which translates into the protein MKKLIKKAIIPAAGLGTRFLPATKAQPKEMLPIVDKPTIQYIVEEALESGIESILIVTGRGKRAIEDHFDKSFELEVALENKKDFDSLQMIRKIADYNVHYIRQKEPRGLGDAVYCARLFIDNEPFAVLLGDDIIISDKPCLKQLIEVYEEYRTTILGVQKVPEEDVSKYGIVAGKQIEDRIYKVKDLVEKPKKEESPSNIAVLGRYIITPEILNILEHTKEGIGGEIQLTDALRELSKKEAMYAYEFEGKRYDVGNKLGFLQATVEIALSREDIGKDFYNYLVTIVNAKDYKEKLSQLEKI
- the fapR gene encoding transcription factor FapR; translated protein: MAKLSRKERHRLLLQKIKENPFITDEELAEEFGCSVQTIRLDRAILDIKEVRERIKEMAKESLGKLKTISPRDVVGEIIDIELGSYAIATFEPELWMTFSNSQMVKGQHIYAFAESIAMSVIDAKAALIGIANIKYKTPVFANDRLVARAELKKKRNNKYIVWVFIKRNNEEVFRGKFILVAIDDENKETGQTGV